One region of Populus trichocarpa isolate Nisqually-1 chromosome 4, P.trichocarpa_v4.1, whole genome shotgun sequence genomic DNA includes:
- the LOC7494335 gene encoding sugar carrier protein C produces the protein MPAVGIAVGDNKKEYPGNLTPFVTVTCIVAAMGGLIFGYDIGISGGVTSMPSFLKKFFPSVYRKQQEDKTSNQYCQYDSQTLTMFTSSLYLAALLASLVASIVTRKFGRKLSMLFGGVLFCAGAIINGVAKAVWMLILGRILLGFGIGFANQSVPLYLSEMAPYKFRGALNIGFQLSITIGILVANVLNYFFAKIHGGWGWRLSLGGAMVPALIITVGSLVLPDTPNSMIERGQHDEAREKLRRVRGVDDVDEEFNDLVAASEASMKVEHPWRNLLQRKYRPHITMAVMIPIFQQLTGINVIMFYAPVLFNTIGFGSNASLMSAVITGVVNVVATMVSIYGVDKWGRRFLFLEGGFQMLICQAIVAACIGAKFGVNGNPGELPKWYAIVVVLFICIYVAGFAWSWGPLGWLVPSEIFPLEIRSAAQSINVSVNMLFTFIVAQIFLTMLCHLKFGLFLFFAFFVVLMSIFVYYFLPETKGIPIEEMGQVWKTHWFWSRYVTDEDYPKAGGYEMTKGGQGPKNV, from the exons ATGCCTGCAGTAGGGATAGCTGTCGGTGACAACAAAAAGGAGTATCCGGGCAACCTTACTCCTTTTGTCACTGTAACATGTATTGTTGCTGCCATGGGTGGTTTGATCTTTGGTTACGATATTGGGATTTCTG GTGGAGTTACGTCCATGCCATCATTCTTGAAGAAGTTTTTCCCATCTGTTTACCGTAAACAGCAAGAAGACAAAACATCAAACCAGTACTGCCAATATGACAGTCAAACACTAACCATGTTCACTTCTTCTCTGTACTTGGCTGCTTTATTGGCATCACTTGTGGCATCCATAGTTACTCGTAAATTTGGAAGGAAACTCTCCATGTTGTTTGGAGGTGTTCTCTTTTGTGCTGGTGCCATCATCAATGGTGTTGCTAAAGCTGTATGGATGTTGATTCTTGGTAGAATCTTGCTTGGTTTTGGTATAGGTTTTGCCAATCAG TCTGTGCCACTCTACCTCTCTGAGATGGCTCCATACAAGTTCAGAGGTGCACTCAACATTGGTTTTCAATTATCAATCACAATTGGTATCCTTGTTGCCAATGTGTTAAACTATTTCTTTGCTAAAATCCATGGTGGTTGGGGATGGAGATTGAGTTTGGGTGGTGCTATGGTTCCTGCCCTTATAATCACAGTTGGATCACTAGTCCTCCCTGATACTCCAAACTCTATGATCGAACGTGGCCAGCATGATGAGGCTAGAGAAAAATTGAGAAGAGTTCGTGGTGTAGATGATGTTGATGAGGAGTTTAACGACCTTGTTGCTGCTAGTGAAGCTTCAATGAAAGTAGAACATCCATGGAGAAATTTGTTGCAAAGAAAGTACAGGCCTCACATAACCATGGCAGTAATGATTCCAATCTTTCAGCAACTTACTGGCATTAATGTCATTATGTTTTACGCTCCTGTTTTGTTCAACACAATTGGTTTTGGTAGCAATGCTTCGCTCATGTCTGCTGTGATCACTGGTGTTGTTAATGTCGTTGCTACCATGGTTTCAATCTATGGCGTCGACAAGTGGGGGAGAAGGTTTCTTTTCCTTGAGGGTGGTTTTCAGATGTTGATATGCCAG GCAATCGTAGCAGCTTGTATTGGTGCCAAGTTTGGAGTTAACGGGAACCCTGGTGAATTGCCCAAGTGGTATGCTATTGTTGTGGTGCTTTTCATTTGCATTTACGTTGCCGGATTTGCTTGGTCTTGGGGCCCTCTTGGTTGGTTGGTGCCAAGTGAGATTTTCCCACTGGAAATCCGATCAGCTGCACAAAGTATCAATGTGTCTGTCAACATGCTTTTCACTTTCATAGTTGCCCAGATTTTTCTCACGATGCTTTGCCACTTGAAGTTTGGGCTATTCCTCTTCTTTGCCTTCTTTGTGGTGCTGATGTCCATCTTTGTCTACTACTTCTTGCCTGAGACAAAGGGCATTCCAATCGAAGAGATGGGACAAGTATGGAAGACTCACTGGTTCTGGTCAAGGTACGTTACCGATGAAGATTATCCCAAAGCAGGAGGCTATGAGATGACCAAAGGAGGGCAAGGTCCGAAGAATGTGTAG
- the LOC18097453 gene encoding probable pectinesterase 55: protein MQRSPFVFVITLFMTIFVGVSQAVNCIRGTGGSKVARTIVVDPSGKGNFKTIQGAIDSIPENNNNWIKVQVNAGIYIEQVNIPIEKPCIFLEGNGRRQTTVTYNAHQDTAASATFTSLPSNIVVKGITFENSFNRRLIQNTYNGIKSPGVLPALSARIYGDKSAFYDCAFLGVQDTLWDVNGRHHFSNCYIEGSVDFIYGAGQSFYEGCIINVTGGGFITAQGKEFHNDTNGFVFSRCYVTGVKGVKAYLGRAYRGYSTVIYYNTYLSDVVQPEGWFAWDYVGHEDNITYMEANCKGPGANTLNRVKWEKKLTIQQLSRFSKSSFIDQDGWLTKLPL from the exons ATGCAGCGTTCTCCATTTGTTTTCGTTATCACTTTGTTTATGACCATTTTTGTGGGTGTCTCTCAAGCTGTAAATTGTATACGAGGAACAGGTGGGTCTAAAGTTGCAAGGACCATAGTTGTTGATCCATCCGGCAAAGGgaatttcaaaacaattcaagGTGCCATTGACTCCATTCCAGAAAATAACAACAACTGGATCAAAGTTCAAGTCAATGCAGGCATCTACAT AGAGCAAGTGAACATTCCGATCGAGAAACCATGTATTTTTCTCGAAGGAAACGGTCGCCGCCAAACCACAGTTACTTACAACGCACACCAAGACACTGCTGCTAGCGCTACATTTACCTCATTGCCAAGCAATATTGTAGTCAAGGGGATAACCTTCGAG AATTCATTTAACCGTCGGTTGATACAAAATACCTACAATGGAATCAAATCACCTGGTGTATTACCAGCACTTTCAGCACGAATTTATGGTGATAAGTCTGCTTTCTATGATTGTGCTTTTTTGGGTGTTCAAGATACATTGTGGGATGTCAATGGCCGCCATCACTTCTCCAATTGCTACATTGAAGGATCAGTAGATTTTATATATGGTGCTGGCCAATCTTTTTATGAG ggttgtataataaatgttacCGGTGGAGGTTTTATAACAGCTCAAGGCAAGGAGTTTCATAATGATACCAATGGTTTTGTATTTTCTCGTTGCTATGTTACTGGAGTTAAGGGTGTTAAAGCTTACCTTGGGAGGGCTTATAGAGGATATTCAACAGTAATATATTACAATACATATTTATCTGACGTTGTACAACCTGAAGGGTGGTTTGCTTGGGATTATGTAGGGCATGA gGATAATATAACCTATATGGAGGCTAATTGTAAAGGACCAGGAGCAAACACTTTGAATCGTGTGAAATGGGAAAAGAAGCTTACGATACAACAGCTCAGTCGATTCTCAAAGTCATCCTTCATTGATCAAGATGGCTGGCTTACCAAACTACCTCTTTGA